DNA sequence from the Amycolatopsis sp. Hca4 genome:
GACAGCATCGGCGCTCAGGCGTATGGCCGAGCCCGGCCGGTGGCTCCGGCGATCCCGGCTGCGTCACCGGGTGAGCGGCCTGGTTCCGGTCGCGGCGACGGACAGGTCCCACAGCCGGGCCGCCGAACCGGGATCGATGGCGTGGGCGCGGACACCGCCGTCGCCGATCACGGTGCCGTACTCGTCGATCCAGCCGCGGTCGAGCTGTTCCTGCCGGCTCATGTAGCGCTGCAGGCCGGTGATGATCTTGCCGGGGTGCAGGGCGAACGCGCGGACGCCGTCGTCGCGCCCGAGTGCGTCGAGGTGCACGGCGAACAGGGAGTTCGCGGTTTTGGCTTGGCCGTAGGCCAGCCACTTGTCGTAGCCGGTGCCGACGGCGTGCCTGCCGGACAGGTCGGGTCGTGGGAAGACCCGTTGAGCATCGGCGAGGTGGCTGCTGATCTGCGTCAAGCTGCGCGAGTCGGGCATGTCGCTCGCCGACCTCAAGCGGTTCGCCGAACTGGTCCGGCAGGGCCCGGGCAACCAGGCGGAGGGGCTGCAGCTGCTCGACACCCACCGGCAGCGCGTCGACGCGCGGGTCGAAGCGTTCGGGGAGTGCCGTTCGGTCATCGCGTGGAAGGCCGGGATCCACGCCGAGCACCTGGACCGCGGCAAACCCGGCGGCCTCTGGGACCCGACTGCTTCGAACGGCTGAGCCGGACTCTCCTGCATTTCTCCGCCTGATTCTCCAGCCGGGCGGCGCTGTCGTTCACCACCCGGAGGGGAATTGTCTTCGGCCCGAAATCATCGAACTCCGGCCGAGCCGCGGTCCGTCACTCTCGGTGAGAGTCGGCTTTGTCAGCTGAGGATCTTCGGCGTCTCCAAGGCGCAGTGGCAGAGCTGACAGTGACGAGAATGACGGCAGGTTCCACCGTCCAGAGGGTATCGACGGGTTGTCGTCCCTGCATATCCTCCGCAGCAGTGGAGCCATTGTTCGCTTGTCCGAGCGGGCGCCGAGTGATATTCACGCCAATTTGACATGGGGGGTGCCGGTATGGCGACCGGAAGGCGGAGCGCGGCGCGACGGGTGCCGGGACGGCCGGCCAGGTTTTCCGGGCCGGTGGTCGCCACGGATCTCGGGTTGCAGTTTCCGGAAGCGCTGTCGTACACGCAGTGGATGCGTGCCGGCCGGAGTGTGGCGCGGATCGCGACCACTTCGGCCTGGTTCGTCGGGGATTGGCTGGTGTGCGGCCAAAACCGGTACCAGGACCGGTACCGGGAAGCTGTGGAAGCGGTCGGGCTGGACTATCAGACCGTCCGCAACTACGCCTGGGTGGCGCGCCGGTTCCCCGTCGAGCGGCGGCGGGACGGGGTCAGCTTCCAGCACCACGCCGAGGTGGCTTCGCTCGACCCGCCGGAGCAGGATCGGCTCCTGGCCGAGGCCGAAGAACGCGGGTGGTCGCGCAACGTGCTGCGGACGCAGGTCCAGAACGCCAAGCGGGGTGGTGAAACCGCCGCCGCCGGACCGGTCGTCCAGCCGCTCAAGGTGGACCAGGACCGGGTGGCCCGGTGGATGCGGGCCGCCGCGGAAGCCGGGACCAGCCTGGAATCCTGGATGATCGGCTGTCTCGACCGGGCGGCCACCCACGTGCTCTCCGACGTCGAGGTACCCGTGCTCGTTCCCGGTCAAGCGCCCGGGACCGGGGAACCGGCCGTCCCGGGCGCTTGACCACCGCTCGTCACTTTCCGTCGAGGCTGAAGGCGTAGAGCTTGTTGTTGTGGCCGGGGCAGCCCGCCGGGCAGACGTTGGCGTAGTAGTAGCCGGAACCCCAGAACACCGAGCCGTCGGCGATCGCGGCGCCGCCGAACACCGACCCGCCGGAAGCGAAGCTCCACCGCACCTGACCCGTCGCGGCATCGAGTGCGTACATGTTGGGTCCGTTCGGTGTCGACGAGCCGGCGAACACGATTCCGTTGGCGCTGCTGACGAAGGCGTCGTCGAGCCAGTCGCCGGTGCTCGCCTGGGGATCGGCGACCTGCCACTCGATCTCGCCGGTGGCGGCGTCGAGCGCGACGAACCCGCCGCCGGTGGTGGTGGACGTGCGGCCGTCGGACGCCTTCAGCGTCCACGGCAGGTGGTTGCCGTTGCCGATGCCCGCGTAGATCCGCTTCCCGTCGGTCGACGTGCCCCACTGGATGCCGCCCAGCGGGCCGCCGGGCCCGGCCTGCGTGCGCCACACGACGCGCCCCGTCACCGGGTCGACCGCCCAGTAGACGCCGCTCTTCTGCCCGATCCCCAGCAGTTCGGTGCTCTTGCCCGCGATCGTGGTCCGGTACAGGTTGGGCCCGGCACCGAAGTCGAAGTCCGGGCCCCGGTCGGGCTGGAAGATGGTCCAGGTGTCCGCGGTCAACGTCGGGGTCGCCCAGCGCAGCGCCCCGGTTCGCAGGTCGAGCCCGAGGATGCTGTCGAAGTGGTCGTCCGGCGACGGGGGAGTGCACCCGCTCTGCGTCGGCGACTCGCACACCCCGGCGGGCACCGAATAGTTCTGGCCCGTGCCGACGTAGACCAGGCCCCGACGGCGGTCGACGACCGGCTGGCTGCCCCACACCGCGCCGCCGGTGTACCCCTCGGGCACGGTGCGGGTCCGCCAGAGCAGGTGCCCGGTGTTCGCGTCGAGGGCCACGACCGAGCCGCGGAAGGTCATCGGCGCTTCGGTGATCGAGGCTTTGGACGACACCCCGACGTACAGCACGCCGTCTTCGACGGTCGGAGCGCCGGTGATGATGGCGGCCGGGTCCGGGTCGACGACGGCGGCCCAGCCGCGCGCGCCGGTCCGGGCGTCCACGGACACCACCTGGGCGCCCCGCCCCGCGGTGGGCGCCGAGCCCTGCGACAGCAGGCCGGTGCCCAGGAACAGGCGACCGCGCCAGTAGGCGGGGCTGGTGCGCGAGGCGTCTCCGGCGACGCCGGTGTACTCGGCGACCGTGCGTGACCAGACCGGGGTGCCGGTGCGCGCGTCGACCGCCCAGAGCCGGCCGCCCCAGTCCGGCGCGTAGACCACGCCACCGGCCACGGTCGGCGTCGCCGACACGTCCCCGGCGGTCGTCAGCACCCACCTCGGCTTGAGCCGGCCGACGTTGGCCGGCGTGAGCACGCGTTCGGTGGCGGCGTGCCGGGTGTTGTGGTTGTTCTGACCGGCGCTGGGCCAGCCGGCGGGTGCCGGCGCGTCCGCGGTGGCGGAGGCCGGCAAGGTGGCGGCCAGGACGGCCGCCAGGACGGCCGCACCCCAGGTGCGCGTTCTTGCCGGGTGTTCGCTGCGTGGCACGTGTACTCCCTCGGTGTGCTGGTCTAAACCGGTCACGGGGCGGGCACCGCCCCGGCGGCCCAGTCGGCCGCGACGACGTCGGCCGACCCGGGCGGATCCGCAGGCCCGACGGCGGTCCCGGTCAGCTGCTCGACGAAGTGCCGGGCGGGCGCGTTCCGGCGGGTGGACTCGTGGTGCAGGCGGACTTCGGCGCAGTCCGCGGAGATCGCTTCCGCGCAGAGCAGGCGCAGCACGGCGCCGTCGACACGGCGGTTGAGCATGCGGCAGCTCAGCAGGAAGACCGGGACGTCGAGCACCCCGTCCCGCGCTTCGGCGAGGACCAGGCCGACGACCCCGTGGTCGCCGAAGACGTCGCGGACGCGCACCACCCAACCGGTACCGCTGCGAGCCAGGAACGCGCGCAGTTCGGGCACCGTCCACGCCGAGCCGGTCAGGGTGAACTGGGTGGTCCGCGCGGTCAGCTGGGCGGCCCGCTCCAGCGTCAGGTCGGTCAGCCGGTCCAGCGAGACTTCGATGTCGCAGCGGGCCAGGAACTCCTCGTAGTCCTTTGTGGACTGAAGAAGCTCCTTCCGGTGGGACTCCGCCGCGTACCAGTCCGACCGCAGCCGGTCCTCTTCGGTCACCGCGAGCTGGTCGAACGCCGGCTCGTGCACCAGCTGCCGCCACGCGCGCCCGCCGTCACGGTCCACTTCGACCACGGCCACTTCGGGCAGCTGCGCGCGCACCGACGCGCACGCGACCGGGTCGTCGTCGACGAAGATGAAGGAGGACAACGCCAATCCCAGTTCGGCGGCCAGCTCGCCCAGGTAGGCCGGCTTCGGGGCCCAGCCGATCCGCTGCGCGGTGATCTCGCGCAGCGAGAGCGCCATCCCGGGGTGGCGGTCGAACACCGCGTGCACGTCCTCGGTGTTGTTGTGGCTGCACAGGCACAACAGCTTCCCGCGGGATCGTTGGTCCTGCAGGAACTCCTGGACCCTTCGATGGCCGTCACCGACTTCGACCCCCTCGGGCCCGGCTTCGCCGCACAAGCCTGACCACAGCGTGTCGTCGCAGTCCAGCACCACGACCTTGCGCGGCGCGCGCCACGTCGACGCGGCGAGCCGCACCACGCGGTCGGCCAGCGCCGAGGAGAACTCGTCGGTGTAGGGCAGGTGGGCGATCCGGTCGGCGTACTCGTCGTGCACCTCCGGAACGCCGTAGTGCGCGGCGAGGTCGTCGGTGGGCATCAGGTGCACGCCGGGCAGCGCCGCCACGGCGTCGGCCACGCGGCGCGCGGCGGTCGTCAGCCACGCGGCCGTGGCCCGGTCGCCGAGCGCGCGCGGCGACGGGGGAGTCACGGCGATGAGCCAGGTCGCCGTGCTGCGGCCGGGTGCCGCGGCCAAAGCGGCGAGCAGTTCGTCGAGGAGACCACCGCGGAGGTCCTCCAGGCGGAGCAGCAGCGCGTTCACCCCGGTGTTCGCCAGCAGCACGCTCGTGGGGTCCAGGAGTGGCTCGACGGTCTGGCCGTAGGGCGCGGTGACCACCGCGGTGTCCAGCCTAGCGGCCCGGTCCGCCGCCGCGGCCGCGATCTGGTCGGCGGTGAACGTGGCGGCCAGCGCGATGCCACGGGTCACGGCGTCCCGCCCCGTTCGCGGACCACGGCGGCGAACTCGGCGGCCGTGGTGGTCTCGCCCAACGCGTGGACGGGCAGTTCCACCCCCAGTTCGCGCCACACGCGTGACAGCACCCGGACCGCACGCAGGGAGTCGCCGCCGAGCGCGCCGAACGGCGCTTCCGGGTCGACCTCCGTGATCCCCAGCACCTGCCGGAACGCTTCGATCACCGTGGCCTGCGCGGCTTCGTCGGAAATGGCCGGAATACTTCGATCCGTCACTGTGTACCCTCGATGTCGACCGGATGCGGTCAAATCCTGCGTTGATCTCCGATGGCGGCGAGCCCCGTGGTTTTTATCTCGCCGCGGACGAAATCCACTGTAAGGAGACCCGGTGCGAAACCGCAACCCATTGCGCCGGTTCCGGCCGGTGGCGCACTCGGCCCCGGCCCGACGGCACGCGGAGAATGCCCATGTTGCTTTCCGAAAGTGATGTTGAATTGTTTGCGCAGGTCAGCGGGGACGTCAATCCGTTGCACCGCTCGCCCGAGCACGCGCGGGCGACGCCGTTCGGCGGGGTGCTCGCGCACGGGGTCCTCGCCCTGCTCGCGACGCTCGAAGAAGTGCGTCCCGAGCCCGGTGGCACCGCCCGGCTCGAGGTGGAATTCCGTGGCCCGGTGTACCCCGGCGTCCGGTACCGCGCGAGCGCCGCGGCGGGGCCGGCGTGCGAACTGCGCGACGGGGACCGGGTGTGCTTGTCCGCCCGGTGGCGTCCCGGGCCCGCGGCCGAGCCGGTGGTGAGCGGAGTGCCACCCCTCGGCGCGGCCGCCGTCCGCACCTTCGACGACCTGGCGCCGGGGACGCGCGTGTCGGGGGAGTACGGGCCGCGCGGGCTCGATGCCCTGGTCCGTCGGTTCCCCCACACCGCTGCCCTGCTGGGCCCGGGGGCGCTCGTCACGCTGCTGTGGTCGAGTTACACGGCCGGGATGCTGCTGCCCGGTGAGCGGTGCCTGCTGAGCGGGATCTCGGTGCGCTGCCACCCGGTCGGCGGACCGGAGCCCGCGCCGCTGGCCTTCGCGGCCGAGGTACTGGCCCTCGACCGCCGGTTCGGGTTGCTGACCACCGGCGGCACCCTCACCGCCGCGGGCGGCCCGCTCGCCGAGGTGGAGTTCGAAGCGATCGTGCGCACACCGGCGCCGCTGCCCTCCGCGGCGGCGATCGCCGCGCACCTGCCGCCGTCGGAGCGGCTGACCGGGCGGTCCGCGGTCGTGACCGGGGGCAGCCGCGGCCTGGGGGCGGCGGTGGCGCTGGCGCTGGCCGGGCAGGGCTGCGCCGTGCAGGTGGGGCACCGCGGCGCTGTGCCGGACCGCTTGCTCGCCGAGGCCGCGGACCTGCCGGGCGCCCTCCGGCCCGCGCGGGGCGACGCCGCGGACCCCGGGTGGAGCCGCGGGCTGGCCGCGGACCTCGGGGAACTGGACTTCCTCGTGTGCTCGGCGGCCCCGCCGATCCGGCCGCTGGGCGTGGTCCCGGAGCACCTGGACCGGTTCGGCGAGTTCCTGGACGCCTCGGTCCGCCTGGTCACCGCGCCGCTGGCGGAACTGCTGCCACCACTGGACCGCCGCGGCGGCCGGTGCCTGGTGGTGTCTTCGGCGGCCCTTGAAGACCCGCCCCGGGACTGGCCGCACTACGTGACCGCGAAGGCGGCCCTGGAGGGCTTGGTGAGCTGGTTCGCCAAGCACCACCCCCGGGTGGGGTTCGTGGTGGCCCGGCCCGGGCTGCTGCGCACGGAACAGACCAACACCCCGGGAGCGGCGGAACGAGCGGCCGCGGTGGAACCGGTCGCGGCCGCACTGGTCGGGCTGCTCCTCGACACGCCCGTCGAGCCCGGGGTGCCCCGGGTCGTACCGGACCCGATGGCCGGGGCTGTCTCGCCGGCGGGACAGCCCGGAACGGCCTGACCAGGCTGGATGTCAGTTTTCGCCGCGATCGGTGCCCACGGGGACCTCCGTGCGCCGTCGTGCGGCCGGCCGCAGTCCCATCAGCGCCGCCGAGGCCAGGACGAACGCCGCCGCGGACAGGATCGGCGCTGCGCTGGATCCGTCCAGCAGGCCGAACACCACCCCGGTCACCCCGGCGGTCGATGCGGCGATCGCTCCGGCCATGCCCATCACCGACCCCTGGTGGCTGTCGTCCACCGACACCGACATCAGACCGACCAGGCCGCTGTAGGAAATGCCGTAGCCGATCGCGCCGATCAGGCACACCGGGTAGAGGACCAGGAGCGAGCCGGTCAGCGAGGTGGCGGCGATGCACGCCGTCATGACCGCCAGTGCGGCCGGCACCGACACCGCGGGCTTGAGGTAGCGGGCCGCCAGCGGGACGAACGCGAGGAACGCGGCGGCCAGGCCGATGCCGACCACCGAGATCAGGTTGCTGACCGTGCGCTGGCCGAAGCCCTCGTTCGCGGTCAGGTACAGCCCGATGAACTGGAAGAACGCCGTCCAGCCCAGTGACATCAGCAGCAGCGACAGCGAGAGCACCCGGATGCCGGGGAACCGGAACGCCTCGCCGAGCCGGGCGATCGGGTTGGGGATCGAGACCTTGCCCGCCGGCCGCTCCTCCGGCCGGGGCGCCTCCCGGTAGGTGGTCAGCAGGATGAGCAGGTTCAGCAGCGAAGTGCCGGCCACGAAGAGGAACGGCGTCGGCAGCGCGAACCAGGAGACCAGCGTCGGGTCGCTCAGGTAGCCGCCGATCAGCGGCCCGGCCACGTACCCCATCGACACCCAGAACATGATCCGCCCGATGGCGGTGACGCGGCGGTCCTTCGGCGTGACGTCGATGATCGCCGCCTGCGCCACCGGCAGGCTGCCGGAGAACAGGCCGCAGACCACGCGCCCGGTGATGAACAGCGGCACGTCCTTGGCCAGCATCGCCCACACCGTGAGCGCGTAGCCCAGCGCCAGCCCGCTGAGGCACAGCGCCAGGGTGCGTTTGCGGCGGAACAGGTCCGAAAGCGAGCCGAGCACGGGCGCGCCGAAGAACATCGCCAGCGAATAGGTGCCGATGGCCAGGCCGTACAGCAGGTCACGGGTGCCCTGGCCGCCGTCGGCGAGCAGCCCCGCGGCGGGGTCGTACGCGATCGGGATCAGCACCGGCAGCACCAGGCTGACACTCAGGTTGTCGATGAAGATAATGAGATAAAAGGGAATCAAGCGTACCAGTGAATTCTGGTGCACGGCACTCCTCAGCTGAGTAGTTTCCGATCCTTCGGGCGCTGCCGATACGCAGTTTACGACGGCTCTGATCGGTGGACGTCACGCTCCCCGGGTTGACCGCGAGCGGGATTCGTGTTCACCATGAAATAGGTGGTCGAAGCGGGACGTGCACAACGGCGGACAATCCGCGCCGTCCCGTTTCGGAACAGACCCCGATGATCCGGCCGCTACCGGCGTGGACCGATGCGGACCGGGGGAAAGGTTTCCTTCGAATGACGTTGCGGCAGGCGACCGCGCACGAGCATTTCCAGTGGCTGCGCTTCCGGGGCGACCCCGGCGACCCGAACCTGACCATCGGCTACACCTGCGAGCTGCGGGGCCCGGCCGACACCGGCCGGCTCGACGCGGCCCTGCGCGAGGTCGTGGTGACGGCGTTCCCCCGGCTGCTGGACTACTTCACCGAGGTGCGCGGCTCGCTGCAGGTCCGGACCCGGCCCGCCCCACGCAGTGTGCTGCGCCACTGCGCGACCGCCGCCGAACTGCACGACGCCCCGCCGCTCGACCCCGCGGGCCAGCAGCTCTACCGCTTCCTCTGCCGGCGCGAGTCGTCCGAGCTGGTGTTGCTGCGGCTGGACTTCAGCCACCTGGTCTTCGACGGCGGGGGTTTCGCGCCGTTCTTCGCCGCGCTCGCGGCGTGCTGGCGCGGTGCGCACCCCGAGCCGGAATCCCCGGCGTGGCAACCGAAAACCCCGGACCACGCCGCCGCGACCGCGTTCTGGCGGGACGCCCTCGACGGCGCCCCGCTGCACCAGCCCCTCGGGTTCGCCCGGACGGCGACGCCGCCGGCGGCGAGACCGCTGTCGGTGCGCCACACGGTCGGCGACGCCCAGGGCGTGCACCGGCTCCTGCGCGAGCGGGACGCCACCTTGCTCCAGCTCGTCGTCGCGCTGACCGGGGCCCTCCTGCACACCCGCACCGGCGACGCCGACCACCCCGTCGTGGTCGCCCACACCGTGGACACCCGCCGGCGCGGTACTCCCCACGGCTGCCACACCACGCTGCTCCCGATCTGGCTGGCGCCGGCGCCGGCGTCGCGGACCGCGCGGTCGCTGCTGGACGAAGTCGGGGTCCAGCGCGAGAAGATGCGCCCGCACCAGCACTTCCCCGTTCTGGACCTGCTCGCGCTCGCCGCGGCCGAGCCCGACCGCCCCCGCCGGTCCGCCGGTCCGCTGCTCAACGTCGTGGTGAACTCCTCGCCGGCCACTTTGCCGACGGCCCCGCCTGAGCTGACCGGCCTGAACGTCCGGTGGCTGCGCACGCCGGAGACCGCCAGCTCCAGCGACCTGACGATCACCTTCGCCTCCGGCGAAACGGGCATCCGCCTTTCATTCGACTCCTCGTCCCGGCTGGTCACCGCCGACGCGCTGGCGGCGTTCGCGGCGGATTTCCTGACGCTGCTGCGGTTCGCCGTCGCGCACCCGGAGCGGCCACTGGCCGCGTGCGACCTGTCCCGGCCCACGGGGCCGGTCGCCGAGGGCGCACCGGGCGGCGGCGGCCATCGTGCCCTGGGCCGGATGATCGCGGACACCGCCGGCGTGCACCCGGACCGGATCGCCGTCGCCGACGACCACCGGACGCTGACCTACCGCGAGCTGCTCGCCGAAGCTTCTGCCCTCGCCGCAGCCGTCGACGCCGCTCCGGGCGCGATCGGCGTCCTGGTCACGCGGTCCGCGGCGGTTCCGGTGTGCTATCTCGCCGCGTTGCTGCTGGGCCGCCCGTTCGTGCCACTCGACCCGGTCTCGCCCGACGAACGGCTCACCCGCTGCGGCGAGGCCGCCGAGGTCCGGGTGGTGCTGGCCGACCCGGCGACCCGCGAGCGCGCCGCGCGGCTCTTCCCGCACGCCCGCGTCCACGACGTCACCACCACCGGCCCGGGACCGGCCGTGGTGCCCGAGCCCGGGGTGGATCCGGACCGCGTGGCCTACGTGCTGTTCACGTCCGGCTCGACCGGTATCCCCAAGGGCGTGATGGTCGGCGAAGGGAACCTCGTCAACTTCCTGCTGTCCGTGGGTGACGACCCCGGTCTGCGGCCCGAAGACCGGGTGCTGGCCCTGACCCCGGTCAGCTTCGACATCTCCTTGCTGGAACTGCTGCTCCCGCTCGTGCACGGGGCCGCCGTCGAAATCCTGCCCGACGAAGCCCGGTTGAGCGGCTCCGCACTCGCCGAGCGTCTCGACCGCGGCCGGATCACCGTGGTGCAGGCGACGCCGTCCACCTGGCGCGTGCTCGAGGCGGCGGGATGGCGGGCGCGCACGCCGATGACGTTGCTGTGCGGCGGGGAGCACCTCGAGCCGGAGGTGGCGGAGTACCTGCTGGCTCAGGGAAGCGCTGTCTACACCATGTACGGCCCCACCGAAGCGACGATCTGGTCGAGCTGGCACCGCGTCACGCACCCCCGTGACGTGCACCTCGGCACGCCGGTCCGCGGCACCGCCTACCACGTGGTCGACGACGAAGGCCGCGCCGTCGCCCCCGGCGCGCCCGGTGAGCTGGTGATCGCGGGGGATTGCGTGGCCAAGGGCTACCTGAACGCCGCGGACACCCCCTTCCGCCCGCTGCAGGACGGCACACCGGCGTACCGCACCGGCGACCTCGTCCGGCACGAGGGCGAAGGCCGGGTCGTGTTCGCCGGCCGCAAGGACGGCCAGCGCAAGGTGAACGGCTACCGGGTCGAGCCCGGCGAGGTCGCTGCGGTGGTGCGGCAAGTCGTGCCGACCGCGACGGTTTTCGTGGTCGTCGCGGCCGATCCCGAACCGCACCTGCGGTGCCTGGTCTGGCTGCCCGAAGGCCGGGACTTCGACGCCGGCGCGGTCCGCGACCGCTGCCAGGCCGCCCTGCCGCACTACCTGCGGCCGAAGACCATCGACCGGCTGCGCAGCATTCCCCTGACGCCGAACGGGAAAGCCGACACCCGGGCACTGGCGGAGCGGCCGCGCGCCGAGCTGGACCTGGCGCAGCCGCAAGCCCCCGCGGAGGCGTCGCGGCCCGGCGACGACGGGCTCGTCGCCGAGCTGCGCCGCCTGGTCGCCGACGAGCTGCACGTGCCGCCCCCGGACGCCGATCAGCCGCTGGGCTACCAGGGCATCGGGTCGCTGGGGTACAACGTGCTCGCCGTGCGCATCAGCGAGCGCTACGGCGTTCCGTTCCAGGCCCACGACTTCTACCGGCTCACCACCCTCCTGGCCGTCGCCGCGGCCGTGTCCGGGACCGCGGCCGGTCCCGAACCGGCGGGAAAGCGCGGCCGCCGCACCACCTCCGGCCCGGCGGCCGCGGACGACCGGCTCGCCATCGTCGGCCTCGCCGCGGTGCTGCCCGGCGGCGGCGACGCCGGTTCGTTCTGGGAAGCGCTGCTGGCCGGCGTCGACGCCGTCGGCCCCGCCGATCCGGACCGCGGGCTGCCGGGCGAGGTCGCCGGGTTCCTGCCGGGCGTCAAGAGTTTCGACGCCCGGTTCTTCTCCATCTCCCCGCTCGAGGCGGGCTGGATGGACCCGAGACAGCGGGTGCTGCTGCAGTCCACCTGGCACGCCTTGGAAGACGCCTGCCGGGCCCCCGCCGAGCTGCGGGGCACGCGCACCGGCTGCTACGTGGCCGCCACCGGGGCGGACTACGCGGTGCTCCAGGCGCGAGCGGCCGCCCGGCAGGCACCGCACTCGCTCGTCGGCGCTTCCGCCAGCCTGCTGGCGAACCGGCTGTCCGCGTTCTTCGACTGGACCGGCCCGTCCGCCACCCTGGACACCGCCTGCTCGGGCTCGCTGGTCGCGCTGGTCCGGGCGTGCCGTGACCTGCGCACCGGCGCCTGCGACACGGCCGTCGTCGGCGGCGTCAACCTCATCCTCGACCAGCAGGTCAACGACGGCCTGCACGCCGCGGGCCTGCTCTCGCCCCGCCACCGCTGCGCCACCTTCGACGCCTCGGCCGACGGCTACGTGCGCGGCGAGGGCTACGGAACGCTCGTCGTCCG
Encoded proteins:
- a CDS encoding PQQ-binding-like beta-propeller repeat protein, with the translated sequence MPRSEHPARTRTWGAAVLAAVLAATLPASATADAPAPAGWPSAGQNNHNTRHAATERVLTPANVGRLKPRWVLTTAGDVSATPTVAGGVVYAPDWGGRLWAVDARTGTPVWSRTVAEYTGVAGDASRTSPAYWRGRLFLGTGLLSQGSAPTAGRGAQVVSVDARTGARGWAAVVDPDPAAIITGAPTVEDGVLYVGVSSKASITEAPMTFRGSVVALDANTGHLLWRTRTVPEGYTGGAVWGSQPVVDRRRGLVYVGTGQNYSVPAGVCESPTQSGCTPPSPDDHFDSILGLDLRTGALRWATPTLTADTWTIFQPDRGPDFDFGAGPNLYRTTIAGKSTELLGIGQKSGVYWAVDPVTGRVVWRTQAGPGGPLGGIQWGTSTDGKRIYAGIGNGNHLPWTLKASDGRTSTTTGGGFVALDAATGEIEWQVADPQASTGDWLDDAFVSSANGIVFAGSSTPNGPNMYALDAATGQVRWSFASGGSVFGGAAIADGSVFWGSGYYYANVCPAGCPGHNNKLYAFSLDGK
- a CDS encoding acyl carrier protein, translating into MTDRSIPAISDEAAQATVIEAFRQVLGITEVDPEAPFGALGGDSLRAVRVLSRVWRELGVELPVHALGETTTAAEFAAVVRERGGTP
- a CDS encoding HAD family hydrolase; translated protein: MTRGIALAATFTADQIAAAAADRAARLDTAVVTAPYGQTVEPLLDPTSVLLANTGVNALLLRLEDLRGGLLDELLAALAAAPGRSTATWLIAVTPPSPRALGDRATAAWLTTAARRVADAVAALPGVHLMPTDDLAAHYGVPEVHDEYADRIAHLPYTDEFSSALADRVVRLAASTWRAPRKVVVLDCDDTLWSGLCGEAGPEGVEVGDGHRRVQEFLQDQRSRGKLLCLCSHNNTEDVHAVFDRHPGMALSLREITAQRIGWAPKPAYLGELAAELGLALSSFIFVDDDPVACASVRAQLPEVAVVEVDRDGGRAWRQLVHEPAFDQLAVTEEDRLRSDWYAAESHRKELLQSTKDYEEFLARCDIEVSLDRLTDLTLERAAQLTARTTQFTLTGSAWTVPELRAFLARSGTGWVVRVRDVFGDHGVVGLVLAEARDGVLDVPVFLLSCRMLNRRVDGAVLRLLCAEAISADCAEVRLHHESTRRNAPARHFVEQLTGTAVGPADPPGSADVVAADWAAGAVPAP
- a CDS encoding SDR family NAD(P)-dependent oxidoreductase produces the protein MLLSESDVELFAQVSGDVNPLHRSPEHARATPFGGVLAHGVLALLATLEEVRPEPGGTARLEVEFRGPVYPGVRYRASAAAGPACELRDGDRVCLSARWRPGPAAEPVVSGVPPLGAAAVRTFDDLAPGTRVSGEYGPRGLDALVRRFPHTAALLGPGALVTLLWSSYTAGMLLPGERCLLSGISVRCHPVGGPEPAPLAFAAEVLALDRRFGLLTTGGTLTAAGGPLAEVEFEAIVRTPAPLPSAAAIAAHLPPSERLTGRSAVVTGGSRGLGAAVALALAGQGCAVQVGHRGAVPDRLLAEAADLPGALRPARGDAADPGWSRGLAADLGELDFLVCSAAPPIRPLGVVPEHLDRFGEFLDASVRLVTAPLAELLPPLDRRGGRCLVVSSAALEDPPRDWPHYVTAKAALEGLVSWFAKHHPRVGFVVARPGLLRTEQTNTPGAAERAAAVEPVAAALVGLLLDTPVEPGVPRVVPDPMAGAVSPAGQPGTA
- a CDS encoding MFS transporter, which produces MIPFYLIIFIDNLSVSLVLPVLIPIAYDPAAGLLADGGQGTRDLLYGLAIGTYSLAMFFGAPVLGSLSDLFRRKRTLALCLSGLALGYALTVWAMLAKDVPLFITGRVVCGLFSGSLPVAQAAIIDVTPKDRRVTAIGRIMFWVSMGYVAGPLIGGYLSDPTLVSWFALPTPFLFVAGTSLLNLLILLTTYREAPRPEERPAGKVSIPNPIARLGEAFRFPGIRVLSLSLLLMSLGWTAFFQFIGLYLTANEGFGQRTVSNLISVVGIGLAAAFLAFVPLAARYLKPAVSVPAALAVMTACIAATSLTGSLLVLYPVCLIGAIGYGISYSGLVGLMSVSVDDSHQGSVMGMAGAIAASTAGVTGVVFGLLDGSSAAPILSAAAFVLASAALMGLRPAARRRTEVPVGTDRGEN
- a CDS encoding LmbU family transcriptional regulator codes for the protein MQFPEALSYTQWMRAGRSVARIATTSAWFVGDWLVCGQNRYQDRYREAVEAVGLDYQTVRNYAWVARRFPVERRRDGVSFQHHAEVASLDPPEQDRLLAEAEERGWSRNVLRTQVQNAKRGGETAAAGPVVQPLKVDQDRVARWMRAAAEAGTSLESWMIGCLDRAATHVLSDVEVPVLVPGQAPGTGEPAVPGA